A part of Streptomyces sp. NBC_01497 genomic DNA contains:
- a CDS encoding DUF6114 domain-containing protein: protein MSAETADTLVTPERDGGFRYWRLRFRAWRGKRPFWAGLLTLLSGLPIAYFPYAHLHVGNLTLALATTAGAGSLIIGVLLFTLGMTMWFHSIVRVFAGIAAILLALVSIPVSNLGGFVVGFVLALVGGCLSVSWAPGRAEERDTPTEEPSGTDHWSGAGTTGPGSLFLGSHPGVDQNTATHTSTANAKGGRHSAG, encoded by the coding sequence ATGAGCGCCGAGACCGCGGACACCCTCGTGACCCCGGAGCGCGACGGCGGGTTCAGGTACTGGAGGCTGAGGTTCCGCGCCTGGCGCGGTAAGAGGCCTTTCTGGGCAGGGCTGTTGACGCTTCTCAGCGGACTGCCGATCGCTTACTTTCCGTACGCCCATCTCCACGTCGGCAATCTCACCCTCGCCCTGGCGACGACGGCGGGTGCCGGCTCACTGATCATCGGCGTCCTGCTGTTCACGCTCGGTATGACGATGTGGTTCCACTCCATCGTGCGGGTGTTCGCCGGCATCGCCGCCATCCTGCTCGCCCTGGTCTCCATCCCCGTCTCCAACCTGGGCGGGTTCGTCGTCGGCTTCGTCCTCGCCCTCGTCGGCGGCTGCCTGTCGGTGTCCTGGGCACCGGGCAGGGCCGAGGAGCGGGACACCCCCACCGAGGAGCCCTCCGGGACGGACCACTGGAGCGGTGCCGGCACGACCGGCCCCGGCTCCTTGTTCCTGGGCTCCCACCCGGGGGTGGACCAGAACACCGCGACGCACACGAGCACGGCCAATGCCAAGGGCGGGAGGCACAGTGCGGGATGA
- a CDS encoding DUF6230 family protein — translation MESPVRGGTRWKRFAVVLVPSVAATAAIGVALSQGALAASFSVSGQDFKVKAEKLDGTGFTQYAAVDYGVEGKDGKKAAHPVAVNGFKSASITDLCQSVVAPIPGFGDVTMTLTAGDKGTDVQATNLYIDLDDLDSTNATFTNINIGQSAGSTSDGSHAGIAPGDKDKVDAGSFAQDADRAVLTGVQQRAWATTAGTFNLSGLHMALAAGDKGCY, via the coding sequence ATGGAGTCCCCAGTACGTGGTGGGACCAGATGGAAGCGCTTCGCGGTGGTCTTGGTGCCGAGCGTGGCCGCTACGGCCGCGATCGGTGTCGCCCTGTCGCAGGGGGCGCTCGCCGCGTCCTTCAGCGTCTCGGGGCAGGACTTCAAGGTCAAGGCCGAGAAGCTCGACGGTACGGGCTTCACCCAGTACGCCGCGGTCGACTACGGCGTCGAGGGCAAGGACGGCAAGAAGGCCGCCCACCCCGTCGCGGTCAACGGGTTCAAGTCGGCGTCCATCACGGACCTCTGCCAGTCGGTGGTCGCACCGATCCCGGGGTTCGGCGACGTCACCATGACGCTGACCGCCGGTGACAAGGGCACGGATGTCCAGGCGACCAACCTGTACATCGACCTGGACGACCTGGACAGCACCAACGCGACCTTCACCAACATCAACATCGGCCAGTCGGCCGGGTCGACGAGTGACGGTTCGCACGCGGGCATCGCGCCGGGCGACAAGGACAAGGTCGACGCCGGCTCGTTCGCCCAGGACGCGGACCGCGCGGTCCTGACGGGTGTGCAGCAGCGGGCCTGGGCCACCACGGCCGGCACGTTCAACCTGAGCGGGCTGCACATGGCCCTGGCCGCGGGTGACAAGGGGTGCTACTAG